From the genome of Mya arenaria isolate MELC-2E11 chromosome 5, ASM2691426v1:
taaatatagacgGTAACCAAGATTCTGTATTAATCTCCctttgcataataaatacattatgcCGTGTAACTCCTTGCGTGAAAATGAGGTAATGAAATGCATGCTTTGATGAAGAATGAAGGaccgttgttatattaaacaaagAGTTTTGCTCATGTTTCTCATGGTATCAAactgtattatatttttaaaaggttatTGACAaccaatataattattaacatagaTCTCTAGATATCATCATGGACTTTATACTCTAGtgttaaacaatcaaaatgagtCATTTCTGGAGAGGAAAAAGCCTCTTAATGTAAGTTTAACAATCGACTTTGAAGGGTTAGAAAAAAGGACCCGAGTGattgttgttataaatattgtattctAAACGGTTGaaacaattatcattttcatgtttataacaTGCCATACTTGATTACCAATAGACTCTCGctgtatgttttatgcataaatatatgGTTGTTTAAGAAAGAATTAATGACATGAATTCAAATCGTGTCAACATCagcgttttgttttatttatttctgaaacttgacaggttaaacaacaataataactgGCATGTAGCAATGGCATAGCAGTCTTCCAGACTAAAGGAAAGACACATTAACAGTGCACACTTGGAGTGATATTATCATTGGTATCGTCCCTTaattatcatgaaatatataagtttaCCGAACGATCGACACTGTTTCAATGAGGACGATCTGCCTATTCACATTAAATAATGCACTACGGAATTGCAAAAGAAATATGAGAGGAGATATGTagaaaataactgaaataagaATTAATACAGTATTGCTAGAATTTCCAAAATTGCAAAGAGCTTACAAAAGATATAACATGTTGCAATGCCTAGCATTTATTTAAACGAGTAATATAATCGACGTAAAAGGGTAAGAGACAAGcttgattttgttatatattataatcatAACTCTTGCAACAATAATGTGTTTCATGTTTATAATCTGCCTAACATACGCTCATTGTTAATTGTATCCAATATATATGGCTGGTTAAGGCATGGTTTAACACATGAAACAACACTGTTGCATCCGCATTTCTTCGTACTTATAGTTGAAACTTTGCACGtgagaaaaaacattttgaatgtattaGCAGTCGTAAAGACCAAAGGAAAACAAACCTAACAGTGCACACATACAGtgatataatcattttttgtcccttaattatcattaaatatacaAGTGTCTCACAGGAAAGACGTAATAACAACGAGGAAGTTATGTTTATTCAGATTACataaattaatacttatttACAAATCAATATACAAAAGGGAAAGTATATCATATAGTTGATACAAAAAAGAGTTAATACAGTAGTACAGGAAATATAACAAGTGCAGACCATTGAAAAACCATTATTCTCAAACAATAAATCCCATTCAGATAGCAGGAAGATAAAATCAGATTGATCAAGATGGAATTCAATTGACTTTGTTTCCTACCAAAAGGCGTAATAAATTTCCGTCTAAAGACATTGGTTGTTTGTATgatcacaaaatggtttaaatcaattacaaaatattaGTTTGAACACATGGTTTTAGTTAAGTTATAAAACAAGATGTATGCAAGGTATGATAGCCAATGACACGTATGCAAATAGCTTATTTCAGtttataataaaacacttataaaCTGCATACACACACAATATGAAAGCATGAccgaaacaaataattataaacatatgtgtaaaaaatataaatagcaTTTAATCTTATGTTATTTTAGATTAAATATGTCTAAATTTTCGGCCTTCGCTAAAAAGGCATTTCAGTATAAGTCCAACGTGTGTTATTATTCCTATTCCGCCTAATGATGACCAaatgattgatatatttaacaaaatatgtcattgagCCATTTATTTAGGTAAATGAGACAATGTTCCTGCCAAAAGTCAAATGAAGCAGTCTGAGGacctttaaaataattcatgtttattACTGCGCAAAAATACAGCAAAATAAGTCGATTGACAgcttatcaaaatatatattcaggGTTGAATCGACTGTTTAAACAGATACATTTCTTTCTCTAAGTATGGATACAGCAAATGTTCCTTATGGctacaataaacaaatagatCAAATAAGAtccacaaaacaaaacattagaCACATATATACACTCAAATTTCAAGGACAACACATTCAAATTGGTTGCaagtttgttaaatgttattgtcCTGGTTTACTTTAAAAGCGGAAAAAAGCACTTCGAGTAATTATCTTAAATGTCATTTGTCACTCAATATTAATAACATGCGATACTTTGCCTACAAGGAAGTCAAAATGACCTTGAACGGCAAAACCTATAATGACATCTTGCATAGATATTAGATGGATAACACGTATTTCGAGGCCTTGTGTACATAACCTGTACATGTGTATCTTAAATTTGTCCTCACTCAATCATTGCACGATTTTTGACCTCCACATATTATGAATAGTAAATACTTCCGGTTATCCTTTAGAGTTATAGATGCGTGAAGCACTTTGTCAAACGACTAACGTACATGGAGAGCAACGTTTTCGAAATCAGGTTTAACCTGATTTATAGGAACTTGGGAAACGTCATATTAACGTATTCCTGATTTTCACTATCTTCCAATTTCCCTCCTCTGTTCTTAAGGTATTCAAAAACTACTTCATGGCAAAACTGGTACTGCTCCTATTACAGAGAACACACgattatgttcaaataaaaatatcatacgttttcaacatcatcatcatcatcatcatcatcatcgtcgtcgtcgtcgtcgtcgtcgtcgtcgtcatcatcatcatcatcatcatcataatcatcatcatcatcaccatcgtcgtcgtcgtcgtcatcatcatcatcatcatcatcatcatcatcatcatcatcatcatcaccatcgtcgtcgtcgtcatcatcatcatcatcatcatcatcatcatcatcatcatcatcatcatcatcatcatattcattTACAAACAACAGCTTACCACATCAGCTACAGCTGCCTGGCGCCGGTATTTCACCAACCTGACCGTTTCTGCTATTGCAACTTCCTTGTCGGTCTTAATTCGGTCAACAATGCAAAGAAGTGCCGCAAATAGTCCACTGCGTGAGTACCCATCGCTGAAAGATAATAGGCATTTCAAACGTATTTTCCATAAACAGTTTCAGCTAGTACTTACtatacttatttgaaaaactacagaaacaagctcggtagcaaaatgtttaaacataaaccc
Proteins encoded in this window:
- the LOC128236190 gene encoding receptor-type tyrosine-protein phosphatase C-like, translated to MTQFLQTVSRIAGPVVVQCHDGYSRSGLFAALLCIVDRIKTDKEVAIAETVRLVKYRRQAAVADVEQYQFCHEVVFEYLKNRGGKLEDSENQEYVNMTFPKFL